Proteins co-encoded in one Arthrobacter globiformis genomic window:
- a CDS encoding amino acid permease codes for MSNPQQGAASQATITDHTVPAQAHATENLLHAEDKGYHKSLKPRQIQMIAIGGAIGTGLFLGAGGRLNAAGPSLVIAYAVCGFFAFLILRALGELVLHRPSSGSFVSYAREFFGEKAAFVSGWFYWINWATTTIVDITAAALYMNFFGNYVPWMADVPQWVWALTALIVVLGLNLVSVKVFGEMEFWFAIIKVAALVAFLLIGTYFVIFGTPVPGQETGFNLITDNGGIFPNGLLPMIILMQGVLFAYASIELVGTAAGETENPEKIMPKAINSVVFRIAVFYVGSVILLALLLPFTSYQKGVSPFVTFFGSIGIQGVDVIMNLVVLTAALSSLNAGLYSTGRILRSMSVAGSAPKFAQRMNKAGVPYGGIAITAGVSLLGVPLNYLVPSQAFEIVLNIASVGIIVTWATIVLCQIQLKRWADKGWLKRPAFRMFGAPYTGYLSLLFLVGVLVMVFIDSPLTLLVTLIAIALMVAGWYACRKRIHEIAEAREGFTGMSPVIANRPGPGAADRI; via the coding sequence ATGTCCAACCCCCAACAGGGCGCCGCTAGCCAGGCGACCATCACGGACCATACGGTCCCGGCCCAGGCACACGCCACCGAAAACCTTCTCCACGCCGAGGACAAGGGCTACCACAAGAGCCTGAAGCCGCGGCAGATCCAGATGATCGCCATCGGCGGCGCGATCGGCACCGGCCTGTTCCTCGGCGCCGGCGGCCGACTCAACGCCGCCGGCCCCTCCCTGGTCATCGCCTACGCCGTCTGCGGCTTCTTCGCCTTCCTGATCCTGCGCGCCCTCGGCGAACTCGTCCTCCACCGGCCCTCCTCCGGCTCGTTCGTCTCCTACGCCCGCGAATTCTTCGGCGAAAAGGCAGCCTTCGTCTCCGGCTGGTTCTACTGGATCAACTGGGCCACCACCACCATCGTGGACATCACCGCCGCCGCCCTCTACATGAACTTCTTCGGCAACTACGTCCCCTGGATGGCCGATGTCCCCCAGTGGGTCTGGGCCCTGACCGCCCTCATCGTCGTCCTGGGCCTGAACCTCGTCTCCGTCAAGGTCTTCGGCGAGATGGAATTCTGGTTCGCCATCATCAAGGTCGCCGCCCTCGTCGCGTTCCTGCTCATCGGCACCTACTTCGTCATCTTCGGCACCCCCGTGCCCGGCCAGGAAACCGGGTTCAACCTCATCACCGACAACGGCGGCATCTTCCCCAACGGCCTCCTGCCCATGATCATCCTCATGCAGGGCGTCCTGTTCGCCTACGCCTCCATCGAACTCGTCGGCACCGCCGCCGGCGAAACCGAAAACCCCGAAAAAATCATGCCCAAGGCCATCAACTCCGTGGTCTTCCGCATCGCCGTGTTCTACGTCGGCTCCGTCATCCTGCTGGCCCTGCTCCTGCCCTTCACCTCCTACCAGAAGGGCGTCAGCCCCTTCGTGACATTCTTCGGCTCCATCGGCATCCAGGGCGTGGACGTCATCATGAACCTCGTGGTCCTCACCGCCGCCCTGTCCTCCCTCAACGCCGGCCTCTACTCCACCGGCCGGATCCTGCGCTCCATGTCCGTCGCCGGCTCCGCCCCCAAATTCGCCCAGCGCATGAACAAAGCCGGCGTCCCCTACGGCGGCATCGCCATCACCGCCGGCGTCTCCCTGCTCGGCGTCCCGCTGAACTACCTCGTCCCCTCCCAGGCGTTCGAGATCGTCCTGAACATCGCCTCCGTGGGCATCATCGTCACCTGGGCCACCATCGTCCTGTGCCAGATCCAACTCAAGCGCTGGGCAGACAAAGGCTGGCTCAAACGCCCCGCCTTCCGGATGTTCGGCGCCCCCTACACCGGCTACCTCTCACTGCTCTTCCTGGTCGGCGTCCTCGTCATGGTCTTCATCGACTCGCCCCTGACCCTGCTGGTCACACTCATCGCCATCGCCCTCATGGTCGCCGGCTGGTACGCCTGCCGCAAACGGATCCACGAGATCGCCGAAGCCCGAGAAGGGTTCACCGGCATGTCCCCCGTCATCGCCAACCGCCCCGGCCCCGGCGCCGCGGACCGGATCTAG
- a CDS encoding MBL fold metallo-hydrolase, with translation MDVVVIETPQLGDRSYLVHDGRVALVVDAQRDTDRIEEAARKAGVQITHVAETHVHNDYLTGGLILARTHGARYLINAADQVAYEREPVEDGQTVRIGALTLRAVATPGHTHTHLSYIVTDGQARAVFSGGSLLFGSVGRTDLLGPGDTAGLTRDQYASVHRLADEAGPDAALYPTHGFGSFCSIGPATRAETSTIAEQREANHALADPDPEHFAAELMANLSAYPSYYAHMAPINMTGPEPADLSLPESLGAGELTERLTSGEWVVDLRHRVLFASNHLQGTVSFEYGSGRSFSSYLGWVLPWGEKLTLVGGREDLQNAVRDLSRIGIDRPDAAVGTEPGELAPGAPVASYPRAGWPAVVHEKPDGDPVLDVRRSDEFAASHVAGAINVPLHELLDRLGELPEGCLWVHCATGYRAGVAASLLQRAGRDVVQIDARFRDAAAAGVALQMQPLQRR, from the coding sequence ATGGACGTCGTTGTCATCGAAACCCCGCAGCTCGGGGACCGCAGCTACCTGGTCCACGACGGACGCGTGGCGCTGGTGGTCGACGCCCAGCGGGACACGGACCGCATCGAGGAGGCCGCCCGGAAGGCCGGGGTACAGATCACCCATGTGGCCGAAACCCACGTCCACAACGACTACCTCACCGGCGGCCTGATCCTCGCCCGCACGCACGGCGCCAGATACCTGATAAACGCCGCGGATCAGGTGGCCTACGAGCGCGAGCCGGTTGAGGACGGCCAAACCGTACGGATCGGCGCGCTCACCCTCCGCGCGGTGGCCACTCCGGGGCACACGCACACGCACCTGTCCTACATAGTCACGGACGGACAGGCCCGGGCCGTGTTTTCCGGCGGCAGCCTGCTCTTCGGCTCCGTGGGCCGAACCGATCTCCTCGGCCCCGGGGACACGGCCGGGCTAACGCGGGACCAGTACGCGTCCGTCCATCGGCTCGCCGACGAAGCCGGACCGGATGCTGCGCTCTATCCCACCCACGGGTTCGGCTCGTTCTGCTCGATCGGGCCCGCCACGCGCGCGGAGACGTCAACCATCGCGGAGCAGCGGGAAGCCAACCATGCTCTGGCGGACCCGGATCCCGAGCACTTCGCGGCGGAACTCATGGCCAATCTCTCCGCCTACCCTTCGTATTACGCCCACATGGCCCCCATCAACATGACCGGCCCCGAGCCTGCGGACCTGAGCCTGCCGGAGTCCCTCGGCGCCGGTGAACTGACGGAGCGGCTGACGAGCGGCGAGTGGGTGGTGGACCTGCGCCACCGCGTGCTGTTCGCCAGCAACCACCTGCAGGGCACCGTCAGCTTCGAATACGGCTCGGGGCGAAGCTTCAGTTCCTATCTGGGCTGGGTCCTGCCCTGGGGCGAGAAGCTGACGCTCGTCGGCGGCCGCGAGGATCTGCAAAACGCCGTCCGGGACCTGTCCCGCATCGGCATCGACCGCCCCGATGCCGCGGTGGGAACGGAACCCGGCGAACTCGCGCCGGGAGCTCCCGTCGCCTCCTACCCCCGGGCGGGCTGGCCCGCCGTCGTTCATGAAAAGCCCGACGGCGACCCCGTACTGGACGTTCGGCGCTCGGACGAGTTTGCCGCCTCCCACGTGGCCGGCGCCATCAACGTGCCGCTGCACGAACTGCTGGACCGTCTGGGCGAACTGCCCGAGGGGTGCCTCTGGGTCCACTGCGCCACCGGCTACCGTGCGGGTGTCGCAGCCAGCCTGCTGCAGCGGGCTGGGCGGGATGTGGTGCAGATCGATGCCCGGTTCCGGGACGCCGCGGCCGCCGGCGTCGCCTTGCAGATGCAGCCGCTACAGCGGCGGTGA
- a CDS encoding universal stress protein has protein sequence MDGEGKVVVGVDGSDSSVEALRLAARLAPGLGARVHAVACWHFPEMYAGYIPPDFEAFETSAAKMLAQSIEKAFGPDVPDTLTSELVRGPAPEKLVEAGAGARMLVVGRRGHGGFLGLHLGSVSSACVSHADCPVLVVHTKDDHERAHHFRKRAQANDGSVDAAKS, from the coding sequence ATGGATGGAGAAGGCAAAGTGGTTGTGGGCGTGGACGGCTCGGACTCCTCGGTGGAGGCCCTCCGTTTGGCGGCGCGGCTGGCACCGGGCCTGGGTGCCCGCGTCCATGCCGTGGCCTGCTGGCACTTCCCGGAGATGTATGCCGGGTACATCCCTCCGGATTTCGAGGCGTTCGAGACCTCGGCTGCCAAGATGCTGGCCCAGTCCATCGAGAAGGCATTCGGGCCGGACGTCCCGGACACCCTGACCAGTGAACTGGTGCGCGGCCCAGCGCCGGAGAAGCTGGTGGAGGCCGGCGCCGGAGCCCGGATGCTGGTGGTTGGACGCAGGGGCCACGGCGGCTTCCTGGGCCTCCACCTGGGGTCGGTCAGCTCAGCCTGTGTGTCGCATGCCGACTGCCCGGTCCTGGTGGTGCACACCAAGGACGACCACGAGCGCGCCCACCATTTCCGCAAGCGTGCCCAGGCCAACGACGGCTCCGTGGACGCGGCCAAGAGCTGA
- a CDS encoding ATP-binding protein produces the protein MTNWRIRDFHSADLDGILHLWESLKATNVEPVYALSEVLASCEKDHAVVAVLGDQVVGAAVGRAAHDQGWIVFLATLPEFRGRGIGTSLLAAVENRMAPHGLNKLSALMPESETRVEAFLSRGFVLKKNLRYFERTIPVQRQELEPLGLLGGRILARDLWENVAGMRREKELLERRLVLPLAEADLADEFGVVPPRAVVLFGPPGTGKTTFAKAIASRLEWPFVEVFPSRLASDPKGLAGALRETFLEISELEHAVVFIDEVEEIASQRSGEPPSPLQGVTNELLKIIPAFREQPGRLLVCATNFIRALDSAFLRHGRFDYVIPIGLPDRQAREAMWQRFIPAAVVDNVDVEQLVDRTEGFSPADIEFAARSASQRALEKAVYDDGGLASGGGVSVREAVRKGPATQDYLDAIADTRTTVSDDVHQEFLEDIDALGRV, from the coding sequence ATGACCAACTGGCGGATCCGGGACTTCCACTCCGCGGACCTTGACGGCATCCTGCACCTCTGGGAATCGCTGAAGGCCACCAACGTCGAGCCCGTCTACGCGCTCTCCGAAGTGCTGGCATCCTGCGAAAAGGACCACGCCGTGGTCGCCGTCCTCGGCGACCAGGTGGTGGGCGCCGCCGTCGGCCGCGCGGCCCATGACCAGGGCTGGATCGTCTTCCTGGCCACACTGCCCGAATTCCGTGGCCGGGGCATCGGCACCTCCCTGCTGGCCGCCGTCGAAAACCGGATGGCGCCGCACGGACTGAACAAGCTTTCCGCGCTGATGCCCGAGTCGGAAACCCGGGTGGAGGCCTTCCTGAGCCGCGGCTTCGTGCTCAAGAAAAACCTGCGCTACTTCGAGCGCACCATCCCCGTGCAGCGGCAGGAACTTGAACCCCTGGGCCTGCTCGGCGGCCGCATCCTGGCCCGGGACCTGTGGGAAAACGTGGCCGGCATGCGCCGGGAGAAGGAGCTCCTGGAGCGCCGCCTGGTCCTGCCGCTGGCCGAGGCCGACCTCGCCGACGAATTCGGCGTGGTGCCGCCGCGGGCCGTTGTGCTGTTCGGGCCGCCCGGCACCGGCAAGACCACCTTCGCCAAGGCGATCGCCTCCCGTTTGGAGTGGCCGTTCGTGGAAGTCTTCCCCTCCCGGCTTGCCTCCGATCCCAAGGGCCTGGCCGGCGCGCTGCGGGAGACGTTCCTGGAGATCTCGGAGCTCGAGCACGCCGTCGTCTTCATCGACGAAGTGGAGGAGATCGCCTCCCAGCGGTCCGGCGAACCGCCGTCGCCGCTGCAGGGCGTCACCAACGAGCTCCTCAAGATCATCCCCGCCTTCCGCGAACAGCCCGGGCGCCTGCTGGTCTGCGCCACCAACTTCATCCGCGCGCTCGACTCCGCCTTCCTGCGGCATGGCCGGTTCGACTACGTGATCCCCATCGGCCTTCCCGACCGGCAGGCCCGCGAAGCCATGTGGCAGCGCTTCATCCCCGCCGCAGTGGTGGACAACGTGGACGTGGAGCAGCTCGTGGACCGCACCGAGGGCTTCTCCCCCGCGGACATCGAGTTTGCCGCCCGCAGCGCCTCCCAGCGGGCGCTGGAAAAAGCAGTGTACGACGACGGCGGGCTGGCGTCCGGTGGCGGCGTGTCCGTCCGCGAGGCGGTCCGGAAGGGTCCCGCCACCCAGGACTACCTCGACGCCATCGCGGACACCCGCACCACCGTCAGCGACGACGTGCACCAGGAGTTCCTGGAGGACATCGACGCCCTGGGCCGAGTGTAG
- a CDS encoding transmembrane-type terpene cyclase — protein MGTLPSEWPREGRAVILFLTIVSGVAWTVVYVEAIRLGFRQRTYAIPAAALALNFAWEAIYAARSVATEISAQGVFNIVWGVADVLIVYTFLRFGRAELAPWVTRPLFLAWAVLLGVTSFAVQLLFVAEFGWDDATKYAAFLQNLLMSGLFIAMFVSRGSGRGQSLVIAVAKWTGTLAPTIVYGGFGNSTLILGLGALCSVFDLAYIALLWRARRRATV, from the coding sequence CTGGGCACGCTTCCATCGGAATGGCCACGGGAAGGAAGAGCCGTGATCCTGTTTCTCACGATCGTCAGCGGAGTGGCCTGGACCGTCGTGTACGTCGAGGCGATCCGGCTGGGCTTCCGGCAGCGCACCTACGCCATTCCGGCGGCGGCCCTGGCGCTCAACTTCGCCTGGGAGGCCATCTACGCGGCGCGGTCCGTGGCCACGGAAATATCGGCGCAGGGTGTCTTCAACATCGTGTGGGGCGTGGCGGACGTCCTCATCGTCTACACCTTCCTCAGGTTCGGGCGGGCCGAGCTGGCGCCCTGGGTCACGCGGCCGCTCTTCCTGGCCTGGGCCGTCCTGCTGGGCGTCACGTCGTTCGCGGTGCAGCTGCTGTTCGTGGCGGAATTCGGCTGGGACGACGCCACCAAGTACGCCGCGTTCCTACAGAACCTGCTGATGTCCGGGCTGTTCATCGCGATGTTCGTCTCGCGCGGAAGCGGCCGGGGCCAGTCGCTGGTGATCGCAGTGGCCAAGTGGACCGGCACCCTTGCCCCCACCATCGTCTACGGCGGATTCGGAAACTCAACCCTGATCCTTGGGCTCGGAGCATTGTGCAGCGTGTTCGACCTGGCATACATTGCCCTGCTCTGGCGGGCACGAAGACGCGCTACTGTTTGA
- a CDS encoding low temperature requirement protein A — protein sequence MPSNPLRHAVARMGGRDPHQPHRTATPLELFFDLTFVIAFGVAGSQFAHEIAEAHFGAGLLGFSFAMFAVIWAWINFTWFASAYDTDDWVFRVVTMVQLVGVLILTMGIEPMFHSLVEGKHVENTVIVAGYIVMRLALVSQWLRAARQDPARRKTCLRYAGYLAVVQLGWIAVLFIHADVLTTFLMIAPLYVLELATPYAAERNATTPWHAHHIAERYGLLAIIALGECLIGAVETLRAIVANHGWSLDAALVGFGGTALAFGMWWIYFILPAGRALHLQRHRSYFFGYGHIPVFAAIAATGAGLHVAAYYIDHAAHISAAVAVASIAVPVALFKVSLTALFSVMTCVDRILIAVTTGVVCVLAGTVALAAAGVSVPVCLLIIVAALGASIVIDERRSTDLLHAALEKLEQRAKTA from the coding sequence ATGCCCTCAAATCCCCTCCGGCACGCCGTGGCCCGCATGGGCGGCCGGGATCCGCACCAGCCGCACCGGACAGCCACCCCACTGGAGCTCTTCTTTGACCTGACCTTCGTGATCGCCTTCGGGGTGGCCGGCAGCCAGTTCGCCCATGAGATCGCGGAGGCACACTTCGGCGCCGGGCTGCTCGGCTTTTCCTTCGCGATGTTTGCCGTGATCTGGGCCTGGATCAACTTCACCTGGTTCGCCAGCGCCTACGACACCGACGACTGGGTGTTCCGGGTGGTCACCATGGTCCAACTAGTGGGCGTCCTGATCCTGACGATGGGGATCGAGCCCATGTTCCACTCCCTCGTGGAGGGAAAGCATGTGGAGAACACGGTCATCGTGGCCGGCTACATCGTCATGCGCCTGGCCCTGGTCTCGCAGTGGCTGCGGGCCGCACGGCAGGACCCGGCCCGGAGGAAGACATGCCTGCGCTACGCGGGATACCTGGCAGTGGTCCAGCTGGGGTGGATCGCCGTGCTGTTCATCCACGCGGACGTGCTCACCACGTTCCTGATGATTGCACCGCTGTACGTCCTGGAACTGGCCACCCCGTATGCGGCCGAGCGGAACGCAACCACTCCCTGGCACGCCCACCACATCGCCGAACGCTACGGACTGCTGGCCATCATCGCGCTCGGCGAATGCCTGATCGGCGCCGTCGAGACACTCCGGGCCATCGTGGCCAATCATGGCTGGTCGCTCGATGCCGCCCTGGTGGGTTTCGGCGGCACCGCGCTGGCCTTCGGCATGTGGTGGATCTACTTCATCCTGCCCGCCGGCAGGGCCCTGCACCTGCAGCGTCACCGTTCCTACTTCTTCGGTTACGGCCACATTCCCGTTTTCGCCGCGATCGCCGCCACCGGGGCGGGCCTGCACGTCGCCGCGTATTACATCGACCATGCCGCACACATCAGCGCCGCCGTGGCAGTCGCCAGCATCGCCGTCCCCGTGGCGCTGTTCAAGGTCTCCCTCACGGCGCTCTTCAGCGTCATGACATGCGTCGACCGCATCCTCATCGCCGTCACCACCGGAGTGGTCTGCGTACTCGCCGGAACCGTGGCCCTGGCGGCGGCGGGCGTCTCGGTTCCTGTCTGCCTGCTCATCATTGTTGCCGCCCTCGGGGCCTCGATCGTTATCGATGAACGCCGGAGCACGGACCTGCTGCACGCGGCGCTGGAGAAGCTGGAACAGCGGGCCAAGACCGCCTAA
- the gluQRS gene encoding tRNA glutamyl-Q(34) synthetase GluQRS: MTRAGRFAPSPSGELHVGNLRTAILAWLFARSTGRRFLLRVEDLDRARAGAEAGQLRDLAAIGVTWDGTVVRQTDREPLYTAAIGELAAAGLTYECFCTRREIQEAPSAPHAPQGAYPGTCRGLLAAELEFKRSTRPAAIRLRSSVAEWTIEDVLHGSFTGAVDDFVLRRNDGVTAYNLAVVVDDAEQGIDQVVRGDDLLPSTPRQAYLASLLNMPTPEYAHVPLVVNADGARLAKRDGAVTLGDLAALGLSAEVVRRTILESLGLPGASLDAALQGFSPASLPREPWVWPGA, translated from the coding sequence ATGACTCGCGCTGGCCGTTTTGCCCCCAGCCCGTCCGGTGAGCTGCACGTGGGAAACCTCCGGACGGCAATCCTGGCCTGGCTCTTTGCCCGTTCCACCGGACGCCGGTTCCTGCTGCGGGTCGAGGACCTCGACCGCGCACGGGCGGGGGCTGAAGCCGGTCAGCTGCGGGACCTGGCCGCAATCGGAGTGACCTGGGACGGTACGGTGGTGCGCCAGACGGACCGCGAACCGCTGTACACGGCGGCCATCGGAGAGCTGGCGGCGGCCGGGCTGACGTACGAATGCTTCTGCACCCGCCGTGAGATCCAGGAGGCACCGTCCGCGCCGCACGCGCCCCAGGGTGCCTATCCCGGAACGTGCAGGGGACTGTTGGCGGCGGAGCTCGAGTTCAAGCGGTCCACCCGCCCAGCGGCCATCCGGCTGCGTTCCTCCGTGGCCGAATGGACTATCGAGGATGTGCTGCACGGATCGTTCACGGGAGCGGTGGATGACTTTGTCTTGCGCCGGAACGACGGCGTGACCGCTTACAACCTGGCCGTCGTCGTGGATGATGCCGAGCAGGGTATAGACCAGGTGGTCCGGGGTGACGATCTCCTGCCGTCCACGCCCCGGCAGGCATATCTGGCGTCGCTCTTGAATATGCCCACTCCGGAATATGCGCACGTGCCGCTGGTGGTGAATGCCGACGGCGCACGGCTGGCCAAGCGGGACGGCGCGGTCACCCTGGGCGACCTTGCCGCCCTCGGACTCTCCGCAGAAGTCGTGCGACGGACGATTCTGGAGTCTCTGGGTCTGCCGGGCGCGTCCCTGGACGCAGCCCTCCAAGGGTTCTCACCCGCCAGCCTGCCGCGTGAGCCGTGGGTGTGGCCCGGGGCGTAG
- a CDS encoding Lrp/AsnC family transcriptional regulator, producing MQQLDATDRRILAALDEDPRLPIMVLAQRLGLARGTVQSRLERMTASGALRPNSSRVLPAALGRGVAAAVSAELDQSHLNEAIAALREIPEVLECHAPAGDTDLLIRVVATSPDDLYRVSEEIRLCPGIVRTSTSMFLREVIPYRTTGLLGH from the coding sequence TTGCAGCAGCTCGACGCCACGGACCGGCGGATCCTTGCCGCCCTCGACGAGGATCCTCGGCTCCCCATCATGGTCTTGGCCCAGCGGCTGGGCCTGGCGCGCGGCACTGTACAGTCGCGCCTGGAGCGCATGACGGCGTCGGGTGCCCTCCGCCCCAACAGCAGCCGCGTGCTGCCCGCGGCCCTGGGCCGGGGTGTCGCCGCCGCTGTCAGCGCCGAACTGGACCAGAGCCATCTCAATGAGGCCATCGCCGCGCTGCGCGAGATCCCCGAGGTGCTGGAGTGCCACGCCCCGGCCGGCGACACGGACCTGCTGATCCGGGTGGTGGCCACAAGCCCTGATGACCTGTACCGGGTTTCCGAGGAGATCCGGCTGTGCCCGGGAATCGTGCGGACGTCCACGAGCATGTTCCTGCGCGAGGTGATTCCCTACCGGACCACGGGCCTCCTAGGGCACTGA
- a CDS encoding FG-GAP-like repeat-containing protein: protein MRSFSRSIASATGLLLFAAGLVSLPATAIAATDPAGNGTSLPVESSANHEHHVYESAPGVPMDGPPSGLALQTEAGGTASAPLTVKLVTVKLADTGSSIVDIEAAKRAIIATSSYWKAMSGGRISMTVDPLQTKVGFVSAARSTDSYYDMINKITTELKWTYAPNKALVIFVPTDRLSYGALGAGYSSSGNSGRVIMPQISGFTNSVIAHEFGHVLGSMHADALQCSSGVSDVGTTSTGQFTDSSCYIREYGDSTDLMGLSSYSMPVISSPFWDARGLGAATDIRDLGVVSGVHSYTLKPWGDTRLAYRAVKFTDPVSREVYYLELRQPAGYDSYLASGPAGNRGVKVIQRGGATPSSSLILMPSTVPFTGYYGTNYTWQAGRTFTTHAGTRVTINAVSATSATVTIDADLALHTKIQFSAGDFNGDGRADVMSREADGTLLLLPGQAGNKIGMPIRLGGGWNIFNTVVGDADYTGDGKPDVLGRTSEGVLWLYPGNGNGGFLTRIRIGAGWQIFKRIVAPGDLTGDGKRDLAGIKPDGTLWLYPGTGAGGFPTTRQAGSGWNTFTAVAPASAFSGNQGGLMARTQDGTLYFYPGNGTGGFLAPTRLGGGWASFKDLIGGHDFNGDAKTDLLVTTSTGSMTLYPGDQTGRFATRIAIGTGWDKFRLVWEAGDATGDGIADVFALTTQGALWLHPGNGSGSFQPARPLNSGWQTYDQIFTAGNFDGTGGPDLIARAADGVLWVYPTDGKGNLLPRKLLARSLQGFTRFLSPGDFTGDGRSDLFAQSADGRLWLYPGNGVGGLQAPRSLGFGWNIFNQIAAANDFTGDGKNDIMARTTDGVLWLYPGNGSGGFLPRKQLGSAWNMYKAIANVGRLAGTGSPGMIAIAPDGLLWLYSGNSRGDFQASILNPR from the coding sequence ATGCGCTCTTTTTCCCGTTCAATCGCGTCGGCCACCGGCTTGCTGCTTTTCGCCGCGGGCCTCGTCTCACTTCCCGCCACCGCAATCGCAGCCACGGATCCTGCCGGGAACGGCACCTCACTGCCGGTCGAGTCCTCGGCGAATCATGAGCACCACGTGTACGAGTCCGCGCCCGGCGTGCCGATGGACGGCCCGCCTTCCGGACTGGCCTTGCAGACCGAGGCGGGCGGGACGGCGTCGGCGCCGCTCACCGTCAAGCTCGTCACAGTCAAGCTGGCGGACACCGGGAGCAGCATCGTCGACATTGAAGCAGCAAAACGCGCCATCATCGCCACGAGCAGCTACTGGAAGGCCATGTCCGGCGGCCGCATTTCGATGACGGTGGACCCGTTGCAGACAAAAGTTGGCTTTGTTTCAGCGGCCAGGTCGACGGACTCCTACTACGACATGATCAACAAGATCACCACCGAGCTGAAATGGACCTATGCCCCCAACAAGGCGCTGGTGATCTTCGTCCCCACCGATAGGCTCTCCTACGGCGCGCTCGGTGCCGGCTACAGCAGTAGCGGCAACAGCGGCCGGGTCATCATGCCGCAGATCAGCGGCTTCACCAACAGTGTGATCGCCCACGAATTCGGGCACGTCCTTGGGTCCATGCACGCCGATGCCCTGCAGTGCAGCAGCGGCGTCTCCGACGTCGGCACCACGAGCACGGGCCAGTTCACCGATTCATCCTGCTACATCCGCGAGTACGGCGACAGCACAGACCTGATGGGGCTGTCCAGCTACAGCATGCCTGTGATCAGCTCACCGTTCTGGGACGCCAGGGGGCTGGGGGCCGCCACCGACATCCGCGACCTCGGCGTCGTGTCCGGGGTGCATAGCTACACGCTGAAGCCCTGGGGCGACACCAGGCTGGCGTACCGTGCAGTCAAGTTCACCGATCCGGTCAGCCGGGAGGTCTACTACCTGGAGCTGCGGCAGCCGGCTGGCTACGACTCCTACCTGGCCAGCGGACCGGCAGGGAACCGGGGAGTGAAGGTCATCCAGCGCGGCGGAGCCACCCCCTCGTCCTCGCTGATCCTGATGCCGTCCACCGTTCCGTTCACGGGCTACTACGGCACCAATTACACCTGGCAGGCCGGCCGGACCTTCACCACGCACGCGGGCACCCGCGTAACCATCAATGCCGTCAGCGCCACATCTGCCACTGTCACCATCGACGCCGACCTCGCCCTTCACACCAAGATCCAGTTCTCTGCCGGCGACTTCAACGGGGACGGCCGGGCTGATGTCATGTCCCGCGAAGCCGATGGCACCCTGCTGCTCCTCCCCGGTCAGGCCGGAAACAAGATTGGAATGCCAATACGGCTGGGTGGTGGCTGGAACATCTTCAACACCGTGGTTGGGGACGCCGACTACACAGGAGACGGAAAGCCGGACGTACTCGGGCGCACTTCGGAAGGTGTCCTGTGGCTCTACCCCGGAAACGGGAACGGTGGCTTCCTTACCCGCATCCGCATAGGTGCAGGCTGGCAAATATTCAAGCGCATCGTTGCACCCGGGGACCTGACGGGCGATGGGAAAAGGGACCTGGCGGGCATTAAGCCGGACGGAACGCTCTGGCTGTATCCCGGCACGGGAGCCGGCGGCTTTCCCACAACGAGGCAGGCGGGATCCGGATGGAACACCTTTACGGCAGTCGCGCCGGCCAGCGCATTCAGCGGCAACCAGGGCGGACTGATGGCCCGCACCCAGGACGGAACGCTCTACTTCTATCCCGGCAACGGAACCGGAGGGTTCCTTGCGCCCACCCGGCTTGGAGGCGGATGGGCCTCATTCAAGGACCTCATCGGAGGCCATGACTTCAACGGGGACGCGAAAACGGATCTTTTGGTAACGACTTCAACGGGCTCGATGACCCTATATCCTGGCGATCAAACAGGCCGTTTTGCTACCCGGATTGCTATAGGTACCGGCTGGGACAAGTTCCGGCTGGTGTGGGAGGCTGGCGATGCCACCGGTGACGGCATTGCCGACGTGTTCGCCCTAACAACGCAAGGCGCGCTGTGGCTTCATCCGGGCAACGGTTCCGGGAGTTTCCAGCCCGCCAGGCCGCTAAATTCGGGATGGCAGACTTACGACCAGATCTTCACTGCAGGAAACTTTGATGGGACCGGCGGTCCTGACCTGATTGCAAGGGCAGCAGACGGGGTGCTCTGGGTCTACCCCACCGACGGAAAAGGCAATCTCCTTCCGAGAAAACTTCTGGCGAGGTCGTTGCAGGGATTCACCCGGTTCCTGTCGCCCGGCGACTTCACCGGAGACGGCCGGAGCGACCTGTTTGCGCAGTCTGCCGACGGCAGGCTTTGGCTCTACCCTGGCAACGGGGTCGGAGGCCTCCAGGCTCCCCGGTCACTCGGGTTCGGGTGGAACATCTTCAACCAAATCGCTGCCGCAAACGACTTCACCGGGGATGGGAAGAACGACATTATGGCCCGAACCACTGATGGCGTCCTGTGGCTTTATCCGGGGAACGGCTCGGGCGGTTTCCTTCCGCGGAAACAGCTTGGCAGTGCGTGGAACATGTACAAAGCCATAGCAAATGTGGGCCGCCTGGCAGGAACCGGCAGTCCGGGCATGATTGCCATCGCACCGGACGGACTGCTCTGGCTCTACTCGGGCAACAGCCGGGGGGACTTCCAGGCGTCCATCCTGAACCCCCGCTGA